A stretch of DNA from Leucobacter luti:
CGCTCCGTCGACAATAATCGCGGCGTCGTGGGCATGCGCGACTTCTGCAAGGCCAGCAACATCCGCGGTTGAGCCGAAGTAGCTCGGCGACACCACAAGCACGCTCGACACCGGCCGGCCCGCTTCCGCTTCACGGGTGAGGGCTTCGTCAAGCTTCTCTGGAGTCAAGCCGTGCGCGATCCCGTGGTGCTCATCAATGTTCGGGGACACAAACGCGGGCAGCAACCCGGCCAAGAGCACGCCATCGGTCAGGCTTGAGTGCATGCTGCGCTGGATCATGATCCGCTCGCCCAGGCCACGCACAGCAATTGCCGCCGTGCGGTTCGCTTGGGACGCCCCGTTGGTCAGGAACCAGGTTCGCTTCGCTCCCCACGCATCAGCGGCAAGGCGCTGCGCTTGCACGAGCGGAGAATCGTCCCCCAGGTCAATGCCTGGCAACATGAGCGGCACGTCGAGTTCAGGGACCCGGTCTCCGAACAGCTCAGCGAGGTGCACCCCTCCGTGCGCAGGGTCATTGCCGTGCCCCGGCACCATGAATGAGCGCGGCTCGGAATCCGCGAAGCGCTGAAGGGCTTCGGCATAGGGTGCGCGTTCGTGCTCTGGCCCAAAATTCGGGGCTACACGTCTTCCACTCTGACCTTCAGTCGCCTGCGAATCCCGCACACCTGCGTGGCGAGCGGTTTGGTCTTGGGGGTCCACGAAGCGTGAGTCCTGAAGCAGCATGGTGCCAGAGTGCCCGCTTCTCCCGCGCGCGGGAACCCCTTGATCGACTCCCTGGGACCATATACAGTATTGAACACTGCCGGGCACTTGGGCGGGTATGGTCCATACGACAAGGGGATACTCATGATCGATCTGCGACAGCTCCAGGCGCTCAGTGCCGTCGCCGCCGAGGGTTCGGTCGCGAGAGCGGCTACACGCCTCGGCTGGAGCCAACCCACTGTCGACTATCACCTCCGCAATCTCGACCGACTGGTCGGCGCTGATCTGACGGTGCGGAGTACACGCGGTAGCAAACTCACGACCGCCGGCACCCTCATGCTGGAACGCGGCGAGGAGATCCTCGGGCTCTCCGATCGCGCCCTAACCGACGTGCGAGACTTGGCGCAGCTGGGCAGGATCCGCCTGCGTTTCGGCACGTTCCCCACAGCCGCGGCGAGGCTATTGCCCGGGATTACGAGCCGTGTTGCAGAGCTCGGGATCGAATTGGATGCCACACTCGAAGAGCTTTCCCCGCTCGTCACCCGGATCAACCAGCACACGCTCGACGCCGCGCTGGTGTATGCCGCCGGCGGCTACAAACTGCCGTTCCGCGCCGAAGTGCACACGACACACTTGTTTACCGATCCAATGCTGCTCGCCCTCCCGTCGACCCACCCGGCCGCCCACTTTCGCAGCTTTGACCGCGAACGACTGTTGTCGCTCTCCGGTGACAGCTGGGTGATGGGCTCGACGCCAGGCGACACACTCGACGATCTGGTGCGCGAGGTCTTCCTCGCAGAGGGCCACAAAGTGGATGTTGCGATCCGCACTGACGACTATTCGGTGGTGCTCGGCCTCATTGCCGCAGGAATGGCTGTGGCACTCGTGCCGAGCCTGGCAAGCTATCACCCTCCCGAAGGGGTGGTGCTCCGTCCGATCGACGATCCGCGCTTCGCGCGTGAGCTTCTCCTCGCCGCGCCAGCCGGACCCAGCGGCCCATCGGCCGCCGTGCGGCAACTGGCAGAAGCAGTTCGGCGCTCGATCAGCGCACTGGGCTGATCGAGCGCCGAACCGGCAGGCGCGACCGCTAGTGCCCCGCTCCCACCTGCTGGTCCGCCGGCTTCTGAATGAAGAAGGCGAGCACCACCGGCACAAGCGCGATACACGCCGCCGTGAAGAACGCGGCCTGAGTGCCTGGCGCGCCAGCGTCTTCGATCGAGAGCCCGACCTGCTCCCCTGCGTGCAGGTAGCCTGAGTAGATCGTGATCAGCACGGCAGTGCCAACGGCACCGGCGACCTGTTGCAGCGTGTTCAGCGCTGCGGAGCCGTGCGAGTACAGCGAGCGATCTAGCGACCCGAGCGAGGCTGAGAACAGCGGTGTGAAGGATCCTGCGAGCCCGAGCGACATAGCGATCTGCACGACAATGAGGAACCACATCGGCGTGTGGGTTCCGACTGTCGAGTAGACGAACATCGCAGCGGCGATCAGGATCGTGCCGGGCACGAGCAGTGTCTTCGGTCCGCGCGCATCGTAGATGCGCCCCATGACCGGCCCCATGAGGCCCATAATCACGGAGCCCGGCAGCAGCACGAGGCCCGCCTCAGTGGGATCAAGTCCCGCGACGTTCTGCAGATACAGCGGGAGCAGTGAGAACGTGCCAAACATCGATAGCGACACGATGGCCATGATGATGACCGCGATCACATAGTTCCGCGACAGGAAAATCCGCAGATCGAGCAGCGCGTCATCCTTCTTCTGAAGCACCAGCTGGCGCCACACGAAGAGGCCAAGGAACACCGCGCCGCCGACGATCACGACGACCGGATGGACTCCGCCGGAACTTGCGCCATGGCCGCCAATTTGACTCAGCCCGAATACGATCCCGCCGAACGCGAACGCCGAAAGCACAATGGACAGCACGTCAATCGGCGCGTGCTTCGTCTCGCCGAGATTGGTCATCCACTTGAGCCCGAGCAGCATGGCAATGATCGCGATGGGAAGAATGATCCCGAACAGCCAACGCCAGCCGAGAGAGTCGAGCACGACGCCTGAGAGGGTCGGGCCGAGCGCAGGGGCCAGGCTGATGACCAGACCGACGCGGCCCATCATGCGCCCGCGGGACTGCGGGGGCACCACGTTCATCACGGTCGTCATGAGGAGCGGCATCATGATGCCGGTACCAGCAGCCTGCACCACACGGCCAGCGAGCAGCGCCGGGAAGCCAGGAGCGACCAGACAGATCGCCGTGCCGATAATGAACGTGATGATGGCGGCGAGGAAGACCTGCCGAGTCGTGAAGCGCTGCAGCATGAACCCGGTCGTGGGAATCACGACGGCCATGGTCAGCATGAATGCGCTCGTGAGCCACTGCCCGAGCTCAGGTGGAATGCCGAGCGAGACGTTGAGCGCCGGGATGGCAATCGCCATCGTGGTCTCGTTGAGGATCGCGACGAATGCGGCGACGAGCAGCAACCAGATCACACGCATTCCTGCGGGGTCAATGGTGGTGTCGTGCGCGTTCGGCGTCCGAACGGGTGAGGTATCAGGGGTCACGAAGTGAAGCTCCTACTGGAAGACGGATCTGCCCCGGGAGCTGAGCGTGCGAAGCTGAGTCGGAGGCAGACGTATTAGTCTAACTCCGTTCGTGCACAGACATTCCCGGATCAGTGAAACTTTCTTCTCCGATATATCTCAGTTCGGGATCCCGGCCGCGCTGCGGCCCGAGCGCAGGAAGCTTTAGGCGAAGGGATCCTGCAAGCGGCGCAAAAACTCGCGCGTCTCCGGCTGCTGCGGATCAACGAAGATCTGCTCCGGAGTGCCCGACTCCACGATCACGCCATCCTTTAGGTAGACCACACGATCCGCAACGCGGCGCGCAAACGACATCTCGTGGGTCGCCATCACGATCGTGGACCCTGCGGTCTTGAGCTCGCGCACGAGATCGAGCACCTCGCCGACAAGCTGCGGATCCAGCGCGCTCGTAATCTCGTCGAGCAGCAGCAGTTCCGGATCCGTCGCAATCGCGCGGGCAATGGCAACGCGCTGCTGCTGTCCGCCCGAGAGCCGGTCCGGGAACTCCTGTGCTTTGTCAGCAAGGCCGATCCGCGTGAGCAGCGACATGCCGGTGGCCTCGGCTTCGGCCCGTGGGGTGCCGACGACTTTGCGGGCGGCCAGCGTCACATTGTCGATCACCGACATGTGAGGGAAGAGGTTGTAGTGCTGAAACACGACGCCGATCCGCGCGCGCACCGCGTCGACTTTCGTGCGTGGATCCGTGATGTCTTCGCCGCTGAGCAGGATCCGCCCGTCGTCAACCTGCTCCAGCAGGTTCGCGGTCTTGAGCAGCGTCGACTTTCCTGATCCGGAGGCACCGATGAGCACGACCACCTCGTGGGCGGCAACGGTGAGGTCGATGCCACGGAGCACTGGCTGATCGCCGAAGCGTTTGTGCACCGCCTGCACATCGAGCACGGGAACGGTCGTGCTCGTGCTCGTGTTCCGAGAGTTCCCAGCGGCCAGCCCGGTCATACGACTCCCCCGATCTGCTCGCGTTTCTGCGCCCGCGCCGTCACCCAGTCTGTCAACCGAATGAACGGCAGCGAGAGCAGGACAAACAGCACACCTGCGAGCACATACGGCGTGAAGTTATAGGCGGACGCGACCTCGATCTGCGCGGCACGGATCGCGTCAACGGCACCGAGCGCCGAGATGAGGCCGACGTCCTTCTGCAACGAAACGAAGTCATTCATCAGCGCTGGCGTCACCTTACGCACGGCCTGCGGCAGCACCACCAGGCGCAGCGTCTTGCTGTGGCTCAGCCCGAGTGAGCGCGCCGCGAGCCGCTGCGAGGGGTGCACGGCATCAATGCCGGCCCGCAGTACCTCAGCCACATACGCCGAGTAACACAGGATCAGGGCGATCGCGCCCCAGAACTGCGCTGGCATGCGTCCGGTGAGTTCGAGCCCCGGGATCCCGAACCCGACGAGGTACAGCACGAGCAGCACCGGGATACCCCGGAAGAGGTCGGTGTATCCCGCGGCCAGAAGCCGGATCGGGGTGAACACCGCCCCCTTCAGCGTGCGCGTGATCGCGAGCAGTGTGCCGAAGATGGCGACACCGATCACGGCGAAGAACAGCACCTGGATGTTCAGCCAGAGTCCTTCGATCACGCGCGGAAAGGCCTGCACCGCGACGTCGAGATCGAAGAACGTCTCGCTGACGCGGCTCCAGCCAGGGCTGTTGATCAGCAGCACCGCGATCACGGCCGCGAACAGCAGTGTGCTGCCGACGCTGACGAGGATCGACTGGCGCTTCCGGGTACGCCGGTACCCTCGGCGCTCGAGTTCAATCGAGCTGACCTCGCGTGTGTACGGTTGACTCACCTGGGGGCTGCGTTCCTACGTCGTTCGAGTGCGGTTACTTCAGAACCGGAGCGCCCTGATCCGCGATCCACTTCTCGGTGAGCTTGTCGAGCTCACCGTTCTCGCGAAGCGTGTCAACGGCCTTCGTGACATCCGCGGTGAGGGCAGAATCCTTGGGCAGCACGATCGCGAACTCATCGCCACCGGCCTCAGACTCGAGCTGGCCGACGATCACACCGTCGTCAAGCTGCGCGTCTCGGACGTAGTACGCGCCAGGCAGGTCAGTGACGAGCGCGTCGATCGTACCGTTCTTGAGTGCGGCAACCGTGTCATCGACGTTGTTGAAGACCTGGAGCTTTTGCGTCGGCGCGATTACGTCTTCTGCGACGGTGAGCGACGTGGTGCCTGAAGCGACGCCGATGACGGCGTCCTTGAGATCGGCGATACTCGTGGCCTTCGCGGCGTCGGTGCCGCCAGCTGCCACAACGGCCTGCGTTGTCACGTAGTAGGGCGAGGAGAAGTCCACAGCCTTCGCGCGATCCTCGCTCACCGAGAACTGCTGCAGATTGAGATCGAAGTCCTTGGGCCCCGGTGCGATCGCGGCGTCGAACGTGGTCCGTACCCAGACGACGTCGTCCTTGGCGTAGCCGAGCTCGTCAGCGACCGCATAGGCGACGGCGGCCTCGAAGCCCTCCCCGCTCTCGGGGTCATCGCCGAGCACCCACGGCTCATAGGCTGGCTCGCCCGTCGCAATGGTGAGCTTGCCCGCCGTCACGGTGTCAGACGCTGCGGCGTCCGTGCCGCCAGCGCAGCTGGTGAGCGCGAGGAGTGCGGCGGCGCCGACAGCGACCGCTGCGGCGAGGCGAGATGTGCGGGACATGTGGACTCCTATGACGGTGCGAAGAATGTATGGGGTGCCGCGCACAGCGCGCGCACCACGCTCAAGTGTAGAAGATGTCGGACCACTCTGCGCGCACTGCCGTCACGCAGAGAAATGTCGGGGAGCAGGCCGAGCGACGTGCGGAGCCGAAGCGCGGCCGTGCCCCACACGCTGGACACGGAAGCGGCGTGCCTGCACCCACCACCATTCCCGGATCGATCGCGCCGGAGCTCGATCGCTCCGGAGCTCGATCGCTCCGGGGCTCACTCGATCCGGGGCTCGCCGTCGGAGGCGAAGCGTTCGATACCCGCGACGATCGTGCGCCGAGCCCGCCCGGCGCCGTCTTCGACAAGTTCAGCGAGGGCCACATCGGGGTCCGTCGAGTCTGTCGCGAAGAATGCAAGATCCGCGAGCGCGCCCACTCCGAGCTGCCCGATCCGGCGCTTGCCAACGTGCAGACCCAGCGCCGCGGCGCCTCCGAGCGTGGCTGCGCCGAACAGACGCTGGTGCAGATCATCGCCGCGATATCCCTGCTCGCGCGCGACGCGGTAGAGCGCAGCGACGTCAGCGAGCAGATCGAGCGAGGGCGACGACGACAGCGAGTCGGTGCCGACCGCAATCTGGTTGCCCTCGCGCAGGTACGCTGCGACAGGCGGCATATCGAGGCCGATGACCTCGTTCGAGCGCGGGCAGAGCGCAACACTCGTGCCGCGTGCGCGCAGCAGTGCGCGATCCGCAGCGCTGACATAGACCCCGTGGGCAATATGGCAGTCTGGGCCGAGCACGCCGAGGTGATCGACGAACTGCGTCGACGAGACGCCGATGCCGTGCGAGCGGAGCGCACGGAAGCTATCGGCGGCGAGCTCGGGCCACTCCCCGTGGCCCGCCGGCCCTGCGTAGCCGTCGATCCCGTCGAACTCGCGCTCCATGTGCGCCTCCGCGAGGTGAATGTGGAGCCGCAGCCCTTCCTCGCGCACGATATCGGGGAGCTCGAGCAGCGGCTGGACCTCAAGCGAGTAGGGAGCGTGCGGTGACACCCCTGCGCCTGGCGGCGTAGGAATGCTCCTGATCTGTTGGCGCACTTCCTCGCGCGCGGCCTCATCCCAATCCTGGTTGCTCTTGCCGTAGACCTCCCAGTAGGCGATTCCGTGCATTCCCGCATCGTGCAGCGCGCTCAACGCTTCCCGGTCGGTGATGACATCTGCGGCGGCCGTGACACCTGCTGCGAGGCTCATCGCCGCCCCCGCCGCTGCCGCCGCAGCCCAGTTGTGGTTGCCGCGCTCGTAGACGACATCGAATGCATCGCCCCAGTGATCGAAGCCCGTGTACCTGCGTTCCGCGATCTCGGCCATGTGGGTGTACTGCAGGTGGGTGTGGGCGTTCACGAGGCCCGGGGCGATCACGCCCTCCCAGCGTTCCTCGCGGTACTCGACACCGCGTGCGTCCAGCGCCTCGCGCACCCAGCGGCGATCTCCAACGTGCAGGATGCGATCGCCCTGCACGGCAACCGCACCGTCGACGATCCGAGGACTGGTGACGGGAAAGACGAGGGGGGCGCTGTAAACGACAATCGCGGCTGTACTACTCACCAGGAGAGTCTAACGACCTCGGTCCGGAGTTGCCCGGTAGCGGTGCACGTGCCAGGGCTGAGCTGCTCCGCCGGCACGCGATCGCGGCGGTGTCGGATCAGCTTCGCCGCCGCGCGCTGCGAGAGCCGCGCGTGCCACCAGGACTTCGTCGGCTTCAGACAGGGTGTGCACGCCTGGCGGCAATTCCTCCGTCAGCAGCCGCAGGAGCGCAGCGAGCTGCGTCGCAAAAGAAAGGTCCATCACTTCGATGGGGTTCCCCTCCCCCGCCGAATAGTTCACGCCGCCCCCTCGGCGAGCACGAGCGGCCCAGCCGGGGGCCGCCCGACACCGGCGCGCTGCGCGCTGGGGGTCTCGTGCGAATCCGGCGCCCGCCACTCAGCGACGCGGGGGCGATCTCAGTCACCGACCAGCCGGCAGCGGCAAGCGCTTCGAGCGCAAGCTCGTCGTCGATTCCTCCGGCCACCGCCACCACCGCACCGGGCCGCAGCAGCGCGAACCCCTCGACATCGAGCGTGTGCCACACACCAGTCGCACTCACCACGACGTCCGCCTGCGGCAGCGCTGCAGCAGAAGTGTTCGCACCGAACCCGTCGTGCAGTGCGGCAAGCGCGCGCACCGGATCCTGCTCGACCACGGTAATCTCCGCGCCCAGCGCAGCAGCGAACCGCGCAACACCCTGGCCAACGGGGCCGTAGCCGAGCACGGCCCAGTGGGTCCCCGCGATGCCGCGATAGTCAGCAGTCGCTGCGTCCCACACGTCCGCGACCGCAAACACGCAGGATTGTCCTGTGCCGATCAGATTGTCAAAGCCTGTTTTCGTGCGCGCATCATTCACCGCAATCACCGGGATCCTGAGTTCGCCTGTGGCGGCCATCTCGTGGAGCGGTCGCACACCGCTCGTGGTCTCCTCTGCGGCCGCCCTCAGCGTCGTCAGTGCGAGCTGGCGCTCCGAGTGCGCGAGGCGCACGAGGTGCGACCCATCATCGATGAGCAGCTCAGGAGCCCAATCGAGCACCGCGGCAGCATGTGCGGCGTCCATTGCCCGAGCGACGCCGTTCCCGGACACGGGCGCGAGCGGGGCAAACACGGCGACCTTGCCGGTGGCGGCGAGCGCAGCCGCCACCTCAGGGTCGGTTTCACTGACCGCGCTAAACAGCGCAACCGCACAGCCAGCCTCGGCGAGGGCAAGGGTGAACGCCGCGGTTTTCGGTTCGAGCACGAGACTCACCGCAATCCGCGGCACCGCGGCACCTGTGGCAGTTCGTAGCGCGGCAGCGAGGGTGGCAGTGGTGGGCATGCCGCGTGCCGCCCACGCGATTTTTGCAGCGGCGTCACTCCCGCGAGGTGAGTCGATTGTACCGTCGAGGCCGACGGAGACACGTGGGAGTGGATCGGCGCGCAGCTGGGCGCCCGGGACGTCCGCACCGCTCCTGGGCGCCTCCGTGCGCGATGCGCGGATCACCGCCTCGGGGCCGTCCACCACGGTGTCGCCGAACGCGAACTCGACCCGTGGATCCCTGCCGTCGACGATCCGGACGCCCATCCGTGTCAGGGAGGATCGGAGCGCTGCGCTCGATGCGGAGTCTGTGACGTCGAGACTCGCGATGCCGCCGGCGAGCATTCGGTTCCCCGCACGGGCTGCAGCACGGAGCGCGCGTTCAACAGCAAGCAGTCGGGGTCCATCGGTGTGCTCAGTCAACGGCTCAGTCCTTTGATTTCGTGGGAGCGGGAGTTGGCTTCTCGTCCACGTCCGGGGTGACCGTGGCCAGCTCTTTGCCTTCTTCGGTAGCAGCGTCCTCCGCGCGCAACGCGGCCCATTGGGCGCACGCGACATCTGGGTCGCTCGGGAGTGCGAGGGCAGTGCGCGCGGCAGCCGCAGCGGCAGCGGTCTCGTCGCCCCCTTCCAGGAGTAGTCGACCAGTGCGGTGGCATCGAGTTTCACGAGCTTGAGCGCCTGCTCACGATCATCGAGCAGCGTCCGCCGCACGTCGGCGACAGCGGCTCGCGCCGGCTTTGGCCACGTCGTTTCTTTGGGATCAAGTTGTGCCGCTGCACGCGAGCTCGCGCTCGCGACCTTTGCAAGAGCATCGGTGACACCGCTCTCGTTTGCTGGACCGCGCAGGGCCGCAATGCGCAACCGCTCAAGCTCGGCGTCGGCCTGATCCCACGCCGCATTCACCGGGCACACCGCATCGAGGTACGCGCCTCCAGCCTGGCTCGCGGTGAGCACCTCGGGTTCGGGGGGCGGCGGGGCACTGCAGGAGGCGAGGGTGAGGATCATCGCGATCCCGGCCCCCGCGACGATGGCGTGCCGTAACGACTTGTACACCTCTCGAGGATAGCCCGAGCGAAGTGAGAGTTCCGGGGTTAGGCTGTGCCCATGGCGAGATACACGAGTGAAGCCGAGGCAGCGGCTGACGGATTCAGCATTGTGCACGAGCCGGAGCAGCACCGCTTCGCTGTGTACCGCCGCAATGGTGACATTGAGCGACTGGTTGGCGAAGCGCACTATTCCCTTACGGAGGCAACTGCTGGGATCGCCGGCAGCATTGATTTCGACCACACCGTGGTGCGGCCAGAGTACCGTGGCACGGGTGTGTCTGGCCTCCTCGCGCACCGTGCCGTGACTGACGACGTCGTGCGCGATCGCCGCGTGCTCGCGTCGTGCTGGTTCATCGAGGGGTATCTGGCGCGGCACCCCGAACTGCTCACAGATCGATAGCCGCGCCTGCGCGCTGCACACCACACTCGATCCTGAACGCACTCGCCCCTGCACACACGAAGCCTGTGCCGCTCAGCCGAGCTGAATGGCACAGGCCACCGATGAGGTCGCCGAGCGTGCTCCGCTCGGTCGTTGCTGTCGCCCGACCGCACACCGCCTACCGGATGCGTCTGCGATACATGGCTCCCGCAGCGACGTAGGCCACGGCGAGAATGCCGACGAGCCATGCGAGCGCGACCCAGATTTCGCCGCCAACTGGTGTGCCTTCGAACAGCGCACGGATCGTATTCACGATCGATGTCACCGGCTGGTGCTCCGCGAACCAGGCCACAGGTCCCGGCATCGACGCCGTCGGCACGAACGCCGAGCTGATGAACGGCAGGAAGATCAGTGGGTAGCTGAACGCGCTTGCGCCGTCGACCGTCTTCGCTGCAAGGCCCGCGATGACCGCCAACCACGTGAGTGCGAGAGTGAACAACACCAAGATCCCGATCACCAAGAGCCACGCGAGTGGCGAGGCGCCGGAGCGGAACCCGAGCAGTACGGCGACCCCGATCACAATGGCAACGGACACCAGATTTGCGGCCAGAGAGGTGAGCACGTGTGCCCAGAGGATACTGGAGCGGGAAATCGGCATGGATTGGAACCGTTCGAAGATCCCTCCCTGCAGATCAAGGAATAGACGATAGGCCGTGTACGCGACCCCAGAGGCGATCGTGATCAGCAGGATACCCGGCAGCAGGTAGTTCACGTAGGACGTGTCCGTGCCGGTGTTGATCGCACCGCCGAGCACGAAGACAAAGAGCAGCATGAGCGCGATGGGGGTCACGGCAGTCGTGATGATGGTGTCAGGACTCCGGAGGATGTGGCGAAGTGAGCGCCCCGTCAACACCCGTGTGTCGGTCAGTGCATGGGAGGTCATCGGTCTTCCTTTCCCGTATTGCCGACGAGGGCGAGGAAGATGTCCTCCAGCGACGGTCGTTTCTCGACGTATTCCACGGTCGCCGCAGGCAGGAGCTGAGTCAGCTCCGCGAGGGTGCCCTGCTGGATGATCCTGCCCTCGTGCAGGATCGCGATCTGGGTGGCGAGGCGCTCTGCCTCTTCGAGGTACTGCGTGGTGAGCAGCACTGTCGTGCCACCAGACGCGAGTTCGGACACGATCTGCCACACTTCGGCGCGTGCCTGCGGGTCAAGGCCGGTGGTGGGTTCATCGAGGAAGACGACCGGTGGGTCCCCAATGAGGCTCATCGCAATGTCTAGTCTGCGGCGCATGCCACCGGAGTATGTTCCTGCGCGACGTCCCCCAGCATCAGTGAGTGCAAAGCGAGCGAGCAGCTGATCCGCGATCACCCCTGGCTGCTTCAGATGACGCAACCTGGCGACCAGCACCAGGTTCTCGCGCCCGGTGAGCACCTCGTCGACCGCGGCGAACTGCCCAGTGAGGCTGATTGCGCGTCGCACGTCAGCCGCGCCGGCTTGGACATCCCACCCATGCACCATCGCCGAGCCGGAGTCAGCTCGCAGCAGTGTGGCGAGGATCCTCACCAGAGTGGTTTTGCCAGCTCCGTTCGAGCCGAGCAACGCGCAAATACTGCCCGCACGCACGCTCAAATCGACGCCGCGGAGCACGGCGAGCTCACCGAACGACTTTGTGAGTCCGTCCACCTGAATCGCGAGTGCGGCGGGTGCGGCGGCGGTCATGATGCGTCGCCTCCCCCAGCCTCGGCAATGGCGGTCTCGATGGCGCGAGTGAGACGAGCCCGCTCTCTGTCGATCCACTCTTTGCCCATGTATGCGCGACTGAATGACTCGGCGAATTCGACGGGGTCTTCGCCCAGGATGTCGTGCACCGGGGTACCGTCGACCGCAGCACGCTCCCAGAGATCGACATGGTCGCCGATCATACGGATAAGCGTGTCTCCGTCGGAGATTCCGGCGTAATAGTTGAAGTACCGGTGCAGCGCTTTCACGGTGGCACGGTAAGGCTCGGGCAGCGCTTCAACGCGCGCCATATCGGACTTGTACTGCTTCTTCTGCGAGAGCGAGCCGGTCAGGGCTTCGATCCATTGTGCGGCCATGATGTGGCTCCTTGTA
This window harbors:
- a CDS encoding LysR family transcriptional regulator, producing the protein MIDLRQLQALSAVAAEGSVARAATRLGWSQPTVDYHLRNLDRLVGADLTVRSTRGSKLTTAGTLMLERGEEILGLSDRALTDVRDLAQLGRIRLRFGTFPTAAARLLPGITSRVAELGIELDATLEELSPLVTRINQHTLDAALVYAAGGYKLPFRAEVHTTHLFTDPMLLALPSTHPAAHFRSFDRERLLSLSGDSWVMGSTPGDTLDDLVREVFLAEGHKVDVAIRTDDYSVVLGLIAAGMAVALVPSLASYHPPEGVVLRPIDDPRFARELLLAAPAGPSGPSAAVRQLAEAVRRSISALG
- a CDS encoding MDR family MFS transporter, giving the protein MTPDTSPVRTPNAHDTTIDPAGMRVIWLLLVAAFVAILNETTMAIAIPALNVSLGIPPELGQWLTSAFMLTMAVVIPTTGFMLQRFTTRQVFLAAIITFIIGTAICLVAPGFPALLAGRVVQAAGTGIMMPLLMTTVMNVVPPQSRGRMMGRVGLVISLAPALGPTLSGVVLDSLGWRWLFGIILPIAIIAMLLGLKWMTNLGETKHAPIDVLSIVLSAFAFGGIVFGLSQIGGHGASSGGVHPVVVIVGGAVFLGLFVWRQLVLQKKDDALLDLRIFLSRNYVIAVIIMAIVSLSMFGTFSLLPLYLQNVAGLDPTEAGLVLLPGSVIMGLMGPVMGRIYDARGPKTLLVPGTILIAAAMFVYSTVGTHTPMWFLIVVQIAMSLGLAGSFTPLFSASLGSLDRSLYSHGSAALNTLQQVAGAVGTAVLITIYSGYLHAGEQVGLSIEDAGAPGTQAAFFTAACIALVPVVLAFFIQKPADQQVGAGH
- a CDS encoding amino acid ABC transporter ATP-binding protein, coding for MTGLAAGNSRNTSTSTTVPVLDVQAVHKRFGDQPVLRGIDLTVAAHEVVVLIGASGSGKSTLLKTANLLEQVDDGRILLSGEDITDPRTKVDAVRARIGVVFQHYNLFPHMSVIDNVTLAARKVVGTPRAEAEATGMSLLTRIGLADKAQEFPDRLSGGQQQRVAIARAIATDPELLLLDEITSALDPQLVGEVLDLVRELKTAGSTIVMATHEMSFARRVADRVVYLKDGVIVESGTPEQIFVDPQQPETREFLRRLQDPFA
- a CDS encoding amino acid ABC transporter permease, giving the protein MSQPYTREVSSIELERRGYRRTRKRQSILVSVGSTLLFAAVIAVLLINSPGWSRVSETFFDLDVAVQAFPRVIEGLWLNIQVLFFAVIGVAIFGTLLAITRTLKGAVFTPIRLLAAGYTDLFRGIPVLLVLYLVGFGIPGLELTGRMPAQFWGAIALILCYSAYVAEVLRAGIDAVHPSQRLAARSLGLSHSKTLRLVVLPQAVRKVTPALMNDFVSLQKDVGLISALGAVDAIRAAQIEVASAYNFTPYVLAGVLFVLLSLPFIRLTDWVTARAQKREQIGGVV
- a CDS encoding ABC transporter substrate-binding protein produces the protein MSRTSRLAAAVAVGAAALLALTSCAGGTDAAASDTVTAGKLTIATGEPAYEPWVLGDDPESGEGFEAAVAYAVADELGYAKDDVVWVRTTFDAAIAPGPKDFDLNLQQFSVSEDRAKAVDFSSPYYVTTQAVVAAGGTDAAKATSIADLKDAVIGVASGTTSLTVAEDVIAPTQKLQVFNNVDDTVAALKNGTIDALVTDLPGAYYVRDAQLDDGVIVGQLESEAGGDEFAIVLPKDSALTADVTKAVDTLRENGELDKLTEKWIADQGAPVLK
- a CDS encoding amidohydrolase family protein: MSSTAAIVVYSAPLVFPVTSPRIVDGAVAVQGDRILHVGDRRWVREALDARGVEYREERWEGVIAPGLVNAHTHLQYTHMAEIAERRYTGFDHWGDAFDVVYERGNHNWAAAAAAGAAMSLAAGVTAAADVITDREALSALHDAGMHGIAYWEVYGKSNQDWDEAAREEVRQQIRSIPTPPGAGVSPHAPYSLEVQPLLELPDIVREEGLRLHIHLAEAHMEREFDGIDGYAGPAGHGEWPELAADSFRALRSHGIGVSSTQFVDHLGVLGPDCHIAHGVYVSAADRALLRARGTSVALCPRSNEVIGLDMPPVAAYLREGNQIAVGTDSLSSSPSLDLLADVAALYRVAREQGYRGDDLHQRLFGAATLGGAAALGLHVGKRRIGQLGVGALADLAFFATDSTDPDVALAELVEDGAGRARRTIVAGIERFASDGEPRIE
- a CDS encoding adenosylhomocysteinase → MYKSLRHAIVAGAGIAMILTLASCSAPPPPEPEVLTASQAGGAYLDAVCPVNAAWDQADAELERLRIAALRGPANESGVTDALAKVASASSRAAAQLDPKETTWPKPARAAVADVRRTLLDDREQALKLVKLDATALVDYSWKGATRPLPLRLPRALPSHSRATQMSRAPNGPRCARRTLLPKKAKSWPRSPRTWTRSQLPLPRNQRTEPLTEHTDGPRLLAVERALRAAARAGNRMLAGGIASLDVTDSASSAALRSSLTRMGVRIVDGRDPRVEFAFGDTVVDGPEAVIRASRTEAPRSGADVPGAQLRADPLPRVSVGLDGTIDSPRGSDAAAKIAWAARGMPTTATLAAALRTATGAAVPRIAVSLVLEPKTAAFTLALAEAGCAVALFSAVSETDPEVAAALAATGKVAVFAPLAPVSGNGVARAMDAAHAAAVLDWAPELLIDDGSHLVRLAHSERQLALTTLRAAAEETTSGVRPLHEMAATGELRIPVIAVNDARTKTGFDNLIGTGQSCVFAVADVWDAATADYRGIAGTHWAVLGYGPVGQGVARFAAALGAEITVVEQDPVRALAALHDGFGANTSAAALPQADVVVSATGVWHTLDVEGFALLRPGAVVAVAGGIDDELALEALAAAGWSVTEIAPASLSGGRRIRTRPPARSAPVSGGPRLGRSCSPRGRRELFGGGGEPHRSDGPFFCDAARCAPAAADGGIAARRAHPV
- a CDS encoding GNAT family N-acetyltransferase, whose amino-acid sequence is MARYTSEAEAAADGFSIVHEPEQHRFAVYRRNGDIERLVGEAHYSLTEATAGIAGSIDFDHTVVRPEYRGTGVSGLLAHRAVTDDVVRDRRVLASCWFIEGYLARHPELLTDR
- a CDS encoding ABC transporter permease, with product MTSHALTDTRVLTGRSLRHILRSPDTIITTAVTPIALMLLFVFVLGGAINTGTDTSYVNYLLPGILLITIASGVAYTAYRLFLDLQGGIFERFQSMPISRSSILWAHVLTSLAANLVSVAIVIGVAVLLGFRSGASPLAWLLVIGILVLFTLALTWLAVIAGLAAKTVDGASAFSYPLIFLPFISSAFVPTASMPGPVAWFAEHQPVTSIVNTIRALFEGTPVGGEIWVALAWLVGILAVAYVAAGAMYRRRIR